In Acidobacteriota bacterium, the sequence GTCGCCTGCGTGAGGAACCGCGACGCCTCGGCGGCGGTCGGCTGCCGATCGTTGTCGCGATACCAGTCGTCGTCGACGATGACGACCTGGGCGCTCGAGGGGAAGCCAATGCGGTACCCCTGGCCGAGCGACAGGACGACGACCACGGTCTCGTCGCCCTCGACGGCCGCATCGTCCACGGGAACGATGTCGAGCACGACGGTGTTCTGGCCCGGCGCGAAGCTGGCTACGCCTGGCAGCGGCTGGATGTCGGCGGGCGAAGCGCTGCCCACCACGCTGTAGTAGACGGTCAGCGAACCTGCGGTCGATGATCTGGTGATGGCCACGCGGCCCGGGTCGTCACCCTCTTCGGCGACACGTCCCTCGATCGTGGTGACGGTGACCTCCACGCCGGGCAGTCCACCGACCACGGCGCCGCCGCCGAGCGGCGTGCCGAGGGCGTTCGTGCCGCTGCTCCAGAACCGGCCGTCGGCGCTGCCGTACATCGCGCGCTCGACGACGAGGTCGAGCGGCGTCGCGCCGATGCTCTCCACGATCGTCGCAAACCGCCGGCCCACCGTCTCAGGGAAGTCGAGGCGCGTCGAGACCGTGAGGCGGCTGCTCGCGCGGAGATCGTAGTCGCGCGACGCCGTGCCGCCGTCTTCGAAGAACAGCGTGACGCGGGCCACACCCGGCGCGTCGGAGACGTTCGCGACCAGCACGAACGTCTCCTGGCCTTCCGCCCCGCCCACTTCTCCGTCGGCCAGCGCCCACCGCGGGGCGACGACGTTGGTGCCCGACGAGGCGTGTGCCTCGTACCAGGCGCCGCCGGGCCACCACATCGCGCGCTCGACGAGAATCGGCGCGCCATTCCTGGACCGGACGATGGTGGAGACCGCCGTGTCGGCGAGCGCCGCATCCTCGAGGTCGACCCAGATGGTGTACCGGGTCCGGCCGCGCACCGTGTGCGGCTTCGTGATCGTCCTTCCATCGGGAAGAAGGTACGTGACCTCGACGTCGGCGTCCTGCGCGTTCGGGTTCGCGATGAGCACGAAGAGGTCGAAGAACGGCCCGGTAGCGCCCTCGGCCAGCAGCCAGGACAACGCCGGCGACGTGATCGCGGCGCCGGCATGACCGGCGCCGAAGAAGCGGCCGCCACCGTCGGCGTACATCGCCCGCTCGACCACGATCGGCCGCGTTGCCGTCACCACGGCCGACACGTCCGTCGATCGAAGCTCGGGGGCCTGGCCGTCGACCCAGATGGTGAAGCGGCTGTTGGGTGCGACGTGGTACGAACGGACGAGCGGCGCGCCCGAGGGCAAGAGATAGTTGACGTCGACGCGGACCGCCACAGGGTGCGGGTTCTGGATCAGGTAGAAGAGGTCGAACGGGTGCCCGGTGGAGCCCTCGGCCAGGAACCACGTGTCGGACGGGCGCGAGATGCCCGTCTCCGCGTGGCTGCCGTACACGGGTCGTCCCCACTTCATCGTCCGATCGACGACGATGCGCACGTCCGACTCGACGAGGGTCGAGAAGGCCGCACTGGCGAGTGCGGGCTCCTGCTCGGGATCCAGCGTGAGGCGTGTGAGCGGGGCGAGAACGAAGAAACGCGTCACGGTGACGCCATCGCTCGTCAGGTAGCGCACCAGCACACGCGCGGCCTGGACGGGGTCGGGATTGAAGTACGCGAACCGCGCGTCGAAGAAGTCGCCGGTCGCGCCTTCCGCGAACGACTGGACGTGCAGGCCGAGCGGGTGGGTGCCGGCGGCCTGTTCGGCGATGTTCGAGATGCCGTCGCCGTCGGGGTCGCCGTCACGGCCGTGCACGCCAGCCGCAGACGTCGGGTCGAGCCCGAAGGTCACCTCCCAGGCATCGTCGAGGCCGTCACCGTCGACGTCGACGAACGGCTGGGCTGAAGCCGGCCGAAGCGGGGCGAGCAGGAGCAGCGCCACGGCGAGACCGGTCGATGGACACCATTTCGGCAACATGCAGACGCTCTCCTCGGCTGGCGATCGGGGGCCCGGGCTCGATTGACGCCGATGTCGCTCCGGCGCGAATGCAAGAGCCGGACCCCCGAGACTTCAAACGTCCCACCCGCCAGGTTCCGTGGAATTTCGCCCACAACGGGCGCACAGGTGTGCGCGACCTCCAGCGACTGGCGACACGCCGTGCAGTATTTTCGCAGTGGTTCGTGTCACAAATCGGTGGGCCGTCTGCCAACCTTGGTCGTGTCTGGCCTGTGCGCCGCCGGCACACACCCGCGCGCTGAGGGGGGCTCAGGGGCGTGCAGGCGCGCGGCCGGGCGGGTCGCCGACGAGCTCGACGAGGGTCGCGCCGAGGTGCGATTCTGGCGCGTCCCGGAAGCGGCGGACGAGCGGGTGGCTGGCGAGCAGGCGGTGCACCGCGGCCCGCTGCACTCCCTTGCCGCGCCCGTGAATCAGGCGCACCTCACGGAATCCGCGCGCGTGCGCGGCATCGAGGTAGTCCCCGACGACCGCGACGACATCCCGCGGGGCGAACGGGTGGAGGTCGATCGCCTCTTCGATCGGGACGACCCACGGGTCGTCGTCAGCGTTGCCGTTCATGGGATCAGGGGGCAGCGCGCTCGTAAGTGGCCGTGACCACCGTCTTGATGCCGCCGCGCGCCGTGAAGTCGCCGACGACGGTCATGCGCTTCGGCGCGCACGCGGCGACGAGGTCGTCGAGGATCTGGTTGGTGACGGCCTCGTAGAAGATGCCGCGATTGCGGAACTCGAGCAGGTAGTATTTCAGTGATTTCAGCTCGATGCAGCGATCGGCCGGGGTGTAGGTGACGCGGATCTCGCCGAAGTCGGGGAGGCCCGTCTTCGGGCAGACCGACGTGAATTCCGCGCACCGGCTCTCGATTTCGTAATCGCGTCCGGGCCTGGGATTGGGGAACGTCTCGAGGATGCCGGCACCCATGGGGAGGAGTGTAGCATTTCGGGCCGAAAAATCGCGTCGGATCGCATGATCGACGATTGACACGGCCACGGGCACGAGCTAGCATACGGCGATTTTTGCGGATGATGGCTGCGGCTGCCGCACTGCGCGCGTGGCAGCCCGCGGAAGAGACACCACGCGCGCGACGCAATGGGGGGACGCGATGGCAGAGGCCCGGAAGATGGGCAAGGTCGGACTCTTCCGTCACTTTGCCGAGAAGTTCGAGTGGAAGCTCGCCACGGCACGGGAGGTGTTCGACGAGTTGAACGCCCTGTCGGAGAAGGAGCTCAAGCGCTCCGGCGAGTTCACACTTCCCGGCATGGTGAAGCTGGTGGTCCAGAAGCGCAAGGCGCGGATGGGCCGCAACCCGGCGACCGGCGAGCCGATCAAGATCCCGGCAAAGACCGTCGTCAAGGCACGCGTCGTCAAGCAGATGAAGGACGCCGTCCTGCCGCGCAAGTAGCGCGCGTCTCCACGCGCCAGCATCCCGCCTCCGCGGGCGACCACCCGCGGAGGCGGCTCAGTGCTTCGATTCGCCGATTCGGTGACGTAATCGGGGGGCGTGGTCGTGCCGTCTGGCTCACTCAGCACTGAGTCCTGGGCGAGCGATACGTCACCGAACCTGTGAGTCGAAGGGCTCAGTCCCGCCACTCGGCGAGCGACGGCTCCGGCGTCGTCCCGATCGGTCGTGCGTCCGTCGGAGCGAACTCCAGCGCGAAGGTCGTTCCCCGGCCTACCTCGCTCGTGACCGAGATCGTGCCGTCGAGCTGCTCGACGACCTTGCGCGCGATAGCGAGGCCGAGACCGAGTCCACGCCGCTTGGTCGTCGCGAAGTCGTCGAAGATCGCCGACAGGCGTTCCTGGGCGATGCCGCAGCCGGTGTCGGCGACCTCGATCCGGACCCGGCCTCCCGCCGTGCCGGCCCGCACCACGATGCGCCCCCCTGGTGCCGTCGCCTGAATGGCGTTCAGGATCAGGTTCCGGTAGACGCGCCCGAGCGCGAACATGTCGCCTTCGATCGCGAGAGGCGCCGACGGCGGCTCGTAGTCGAGCGTCACGCCCGCCGTGTCCGACAGCGCCCGCATGCTGTCGACCACCTCGCCGAGCGATCGGCCCACGTCAATCGGGAAGCGTTCGAGCGGGATGGGGCGCCCCAGGTTTCGAAGGTCCTCGAGCACACGCCTGAGCGTCGACATCTCACGCTCGACGACCCGGCGGAACGTCTGGCGGACGTCCTCGTCGTCGTGCAGCTTGAACATGAGCCGGCAGTTGTTGCCGATGTTCTGGATCGGGTGCGAGAGATCGTGGACGAGACCCGCCGCGATGCGCCCGAACATGACCTGACGTTCCTGCCGGCGCGCTTCCTGCTGCAGCTCCACGAGCCGATCGGCCATGCTGTTGAAGGCCTCTCCCAGCTTGCGGAACTCGTCGGTGCGCTCGATGCGCACGCGCGCGTCCATGCGGCCCTCGGCAAGCGCCTCCGTGCCCCGCATCAGCGCGAAGATCGGCTGGATCAGCGACCGGCCCCAGTAGTAGCCGAGGCCGACCACGATGAGCAGCGCGAGGCCGATGACGACCATCAACTGGCGCTCGAGCCGCAGCGTGATGGCGTACGCCTCGTCGGTGGGCTGCTCGACGATCAGCGTCCAGCCGAGCGTCGGCACCGGCACGGCGACACCCAGCACGTGACGGCCCGCCGCGTCGTCGTACTCGCTCGAGGCGTACCTGGCCGACGCGACCCGATCCCCGACGAGCGGATGATGCTCGAGCTGCTCGCCCCGCGCCACGCGGGGTTTCTCGTCCGGGTGACCGTGCGCGATGAGCCGCCCGCCCTCGTCGACGACCAGCGCGAAGCCTCGCTCGCCCACGCGCAGGCGATCCACGAGCCGCCACATCTCTTCGAGCCGAAGTTCCCCCACCAGCCACCCACCCTGGCCCGGGAGGCCGTCGATCCGGACGACCACGCTCGTCTTCGGCAGCAGGTCGTCGTCGATCTCGATGGGCGCAAACGCGACGCCCGACTCGTCGAACACGGCGGGCGGTGGAAGCGTCGGTGCGCTAGGCGCGATGCGGCTCGACGCCACCACGCGCCCCCGCTCGTCGGCGAGGGTCAGATCCCGGAACTCGCGGAACGCCAGCACGTAGTTGCGGAGGATGCGTTCCTGCTGCCACGCGGCGAGGTTCGTGCCCTGGAGGTCGACCGCGGCCGACCGCAGGATGCGCACGTTGTTGGTCAGGTACTGCTCGATCTGGCTGGCCGCGCGCGAGGCGATCTGCCGGTTGCCCTCGAGCACCGACGCCCGGATGCCTACCCGCAGGGAGCCGATCGACACCACTCCGTACGCGACGAGGGGCAGGACGGCCGCCGTCGCCATGAGCATCACGAACCGGGCGGTGATCCCGTGTCGTGGCATCAGCCGCCCGTCCGGACGCGCCACTGCGCAAGCGAACTGAGCAGGTCGCGGTCGCTCTCGGCCGGGATCTCGAATCGCTGGCGGACTGCACGCGCCGTCTCGCCCCAGAAGAGGAACAGCGCGGGCGGGTCGGTGCGCATCGTCTGCTGCAGGTCGGCCACGGCCTCGCGGAGGCCGTCGTCGGTCGGAGCGGTGCGGACGGCATCGAGCGCGCGGTCGGCCCCGGCGTAGCCCGACGCGACCCAGGCACGGCCCGCCTCGGGCGACCGCCAGAACCAGTAGGGCCAGCCCAGGCCAGGCCCCCCGGCCATTTCGAGCAAGTACACGTCGAAGTTGCCTTCCGCCAGCCGGCGGCCCAGCTCCTCCGGCGCGAGCGGCAGCAACGCGAGATCCACGCCGATGTCGAGGAGGTGCCGCTGCAGCGCCACCGCCAGTCGTTCGAACAGCGGGTAGTCGGCTGGCAGAAGGCAGGTCAGGCGGATTCGACTCGGGGGACGCCCGTCGTCGCTCCGGGCCGGCAGCGGGACCCCCGCCTCGTCGAGCTGCCTCGCGGCGCGCGCGGGGGCGAACTCGAATGCGGCCTGCCGGTGGTCGAACGCCCAGTGGCGGGGCCACACGTGACCGCCGGCAGGCAATCCCCGCCCCGCGAGCGCGCGGGCGATGAGCCGGGGCCGATCGACGGCCTCGTTGAGCGCGACCCGCACACGCTGGTCTCGCAGCACCGGGTGGCGGACGTTGAACCCGAGCAGGTACAGATAGGGCCGCAGGAACGAGGCCGCATGCACGTCTGTGCCGGCTTCGACGAACTCGACGGCGTCGGGCGCGACCTCGTGCAGGAAGTCGATCTCGCCCCGCATCAGCGCCACCCAGGCCGTGCGCGCGGTCGGATACGAGCGAAGCTCGACCCGGTCGATGGCCGGACGCCCGCGGAAGTACCCGTCGAACGCCTCCAATCGATCAGGGCCTCCGCCCGCGGGCTGCCTGAACGGGCCGGCACCGTGCGCACCCGAGTCGCCGCCGACGATGCGCGTCAGCGCGAGCGCCTCGAGCAGCAGCGACGAGGGCCGGGCCAGGCGGACGACGACTTCGCCAGGGGTGGGGGTGTCGAGCGCGATGACATCACGGAAGCCGGGCGCGACGCCGGTCGGGCCCGGCTCGGCCCGGTCGCGCTCGACGATGTCGGCGATGGTGCTCGACGTGATTGGCGACCCGTCGTGGAAGGTCAACGACTCGCGCAGCACGAACCGCCAGGTCAGGCCATCGGGTGAGGCCTCCCATCGCTCGGCGAGCGCGGGCTCGGCTCGGCCATCGCGGCCGAGGGCCACGATGCCCGCGCTCTGCAGGAGGGTGCTGAGACGCGCGACCTCGGCGTCCGACGCCGTTCCCCCGCGCGGCTGCGCCACGCCGACGGCGAGCGTGATCGGCGCCCGAGGCAGCCGCTCGGCCGACTGGCTGTCGCAGCCGGTCGCGGCGGCGACGACGAGCAGGGCGCCGAAGCGCACGGCACGCGGAATCCGACAGGTCGCGCCCGGCACGGCATTACTCTAGCCGGAAGCCGGGCGCGGCGAAAGGACGAGCCTACTTCTTCTCGGTCGACTCGTGCGGCACGTCGATGAGCCACGGGCAGCCGACCGGCCGGTTGCGCGAGCCCTTCTTGACGATCCTGACCTGCATGAGCATGGGTCCTTTCAGCCTTGTCCGGCGACGTCCTGTGCCAGCTCGGCCAGCGCCGACTCGAAGCTCGCTTTGTGACACGTCGGCGCGTGCATGTCACCGAGCTCGTTGTGGGAGGCCACGGTGCAGCCCCCGCCACACACGGGAATGAAGGCGCAATCGCCGCAGCGTCTCCAGGCTGCCAGCGACTCGAACCTGGCTGCGGCTTCCTCGTGCTCTCGCTTGGGCGCGGCGCCGATGTGCCCGACGGCGTGGGCCGACTCGGCCGCGAACCCGGGACAGGCGTACAGCGATCCGTCCGGTCCCACCGTATGAGCGTGCCGCTTGTGAATCTCGCAGGGCCCCATGTGCAACCCGTCCGGGGTCGGGAACCCGTGGCGCCGTGTTTCGGCCCGGAGCGTGGCCAGCTGTTCGTCGACGAAGTGGCACGAGTCGCACGGTGAGCCGCCGCCCGTGCCCACCGTGCTCATGCAGGCGCCGCCGAGGGGCTTGCCATCTGCGGCCACCGGCGTCAGCGGAATGTGGCCCTTCGCGGTCGATCGGCTCGTGCCGATGACGGGCTTGAAGTTCACTTTCGCGATCGAGGCCGCGAAGTCCTGCTCGCGCAGGAACGCCAGCAGTGCGGGGTACGCGTGAATCGAACCCTCGTCGAAGTTGCCGCCAATCGAGATGCGGCACCGGCCGGCGACCGCGCGCAGGTTCGCGACGATCCGATCGAAGGTGCCCTGGCCGCCCCGGAGCGGCCGCATGCGGTCGTGCGTGACGCGGTCGCCGTCGAGCGTCACCTTCACGCCGTTGAGCCCGCAGGCAGACAGGCGATCGACCACCTCCGGCGTGAGGAGGAGGCCGTTGGTGATCACGTTCACGAGCATTGTCACGCGGCGATCGACGGCTGCTTGCCACAGGCGTTCGGCGAGGTAGTACACGACGGGCAGGTTGAGCAGGGGCTCGCCGCCGAAGAACGTCAGCACGAAGCTCTCGGGCGCGACGGCATCGAGGCGCGACTCGATCCACGAGGCGACGCGGCCTGCCTCCTCGAGCGACATGCGCCCGGCGTGCCTGTTGTAGTCGCCGTGATCGCCCTGAATGCAGTAGTCGCACGCGAAGTTGCACTGCAGGGTGGTCAGCACCGTCACGCGCAGTTGGGTGGGGTCGTCGCGGAAGTCGGCGAAGAAGCGCTCGAGGGCGGCGCGCTCGTCGACGCGCCCGTTCACGAGGAAGCCCTCCGCCGCGAGCGCGTCGAGGGCGGCCCGTTCGTCGGCGGAGAGCTCCGACGGCGAGAGGCCGTTGCCGGCACGTTCGAGCAGGTCCACCACGGCGGGCGACACGACGGCCTGGGCGTCGGTCAGGGTGTTCATCAGGAACACCTCATCGCGACCGGGAAGCGCCGCACGGACGTTGAAGGCTGAGGGCTCCATGGTCGAGGCTCCCGTTTCGCGCGGCCGACTGGGGGGCTGGCGTGCCTGGGTACAGCAAGCCGTGTTCCCTCTCCGCACACGGGGCAACGTTCCGGGGGGTGTCCTCGCCCGTGCGACCCCCGTGGCGCCGCGGAAACGCCTGAGCTACCCGAGAGAATCGGCTGGGCTAGCCGGAACTTGAGCTGGAGTGGGCGAAAACTGCAACACCGGGCGGACCTTCAGGTGGCAGTTTCTGCACAGGGACCCAAGGTGCAGGTGGCTGGGGCGGGCGTTCCGGCCGGCATCCGGCGTGCCGGCCAGAGGCCGGGCGGCCTCCCCAGATGTCGGTGAGGCGACCGGCCCTGTCGGTAGAGGTCGACTCGGCGGACGATCGGGCGTGGGCCGATGGCCGGAGCGGGACGGCCCGCGGGCCTCCCCCGAGGCCCCGTCAGAAGCTCCGGTACCGGCGGGCGATCTCGCGGATGTCGAGCCGGCCCATCTTGTGCTTCAGCGTGCTCAGCGGGATTCCCAGTTCGCGCGCCGCCTGGCTGACGTTCCAGTCCGCGCGCTCGAGGGCGCGCAGGATGTAGGTCCGCTCGAAGGCATTCATGGCCTGCTGCAGCAGGCTCTCGTCGCCGCCGGGCGAGCCGACGTGCGGCAGATGGACGTCAACGGGCAGGTCCTCGTCCTCGATCGAGCCCGATTCGTTCATGGCGACGAGCCGCTCCACGAGGTTCTCGAGCTCCCGGATGTTGCCCGGCCAGCGGTAACGCTGGAGGACGCCGAGCGCCTCGTTCGACACCCTCACCGGGGGCTTGCGAAAGCGCGCCGAGTACCGGGCGACGAAGAACCTGACGAGCTCGGGAAGGTCCTCCGTCCGCTCGCGGAGGGGCGGCATGCGCAGCGGAATGACGTTGATCCGGTAGTAGAGGTCTTCGCGAAACCGGCCCTCGCGTGCGGCGCGCTCCAGGTCGACGTGCGTCGCGCAGATCAGGCGGAACTCGGTGCGTACGGGCTTCCGGCCGCCCACGCGTTCGATCTCCCCCTCCTGAATCGCCCGCAGCAGCTTCGACTGGAGGTCGAGCCGGAGGTCGCCGATCTCGTCGAGAAACAGCGTGCCGCCCGACGCCAGCTCGAACTTCCCGAGTTGCTGGCGATGGGCGCCGGTGAACGCGCCCTTCTCGTGACCGAACAAGGCGCTCTCGACGAGCTCGGCCGGGATGGCCGACAGGTTCACCGGCATGAACGGCCCGTCGCGCTGCGACGACTCGCGATGGATCATCCGCGCGAGCAGCTCCTTGCCCGTGCCGCTCTCGCCCAGGATGAGGATGGTGGTCGACAGGCCGGCCACCTTGTGGACCGTATCGAGGACCGCGCGAATCGACGGGCTCGGCCCCGCGACGAACTCCCGGTTGCCCAGGTCGTCGACCTGGGCGGCCAGCGTCGCGACGCGACGGTTGAGATCCTGCTTCTCGCTCGCGTTGGCGATGAGCGACCGCAGCGCGTCGTACTCGAAGTCCTTGGTGATGTAGTGGTAGGCCCCCTGCTTCATCGCCTGGACCGCGGTCTCGACCTCGCTCACCGCCGAGATCATGATGACCTCGACGAGCGAGTTCTGCTCCTTGACCAGGCGCAGGAGCTCCAGGCCGTTCATGCCCGGCATGCGGACGTCGAGCAGCATCAGGTCGACAGGCTCGGCGCGCAGCAGCGGAAGCGCGTCCTCGGCGCTGGCGGCGACCAGCACGCGGTACTCCCGCTTCGTGACGGCAGCGAGGGTCTCGCGCATGCCCTCGTCGTCGTCGACGATGAGCAGCGTCTTGGGGCGAGGAGGCATGGTCGGGCCAGGCGGCTGGCGGACACATTCTAGCGCACGCGGACTATAATTCCCCGTTCGCCGTCGGCCGGGTCCCCGCGTTTCCCCGGCGACGCACCGCATCGCACGAGGAGTTGCTTTGGACCACACCTACGATGTCGTCGTCATCGGGTCGGGCACCGGCGGGTACGTCGCCGCCATTCGCGCGGCCCAGCTCGGGTTGCGCGTCGGCGTCGTCGAGCGCGCGCCGAGCCTCGGGGGCACCTGTCTCAACTGGGGGTGCATTCCGACGAAGGCGCTTCTCGAACACGCGCATGCGCTGAAGATCGCGCAGGAGGCGTCCGAGTGGGCCCTGTCGGTCACCGGGCCCGTCGCCATCGACATGGCGAAGGTCCAGGCGCGGAAGGACAAGATCGTCAAGGTGCTCACAAGCGGCGTCGGCTCGCTCTTCAAGAAGCACAAGATCGACGTCGTCGCCGGCACGGGCCGGCTGCTCGGCGGAGGCGGTGTCGAGGTCACCGGCGACGAGACGAGGAAGCTCACCGCCAGGGAGATCATCGTCGCGACCGGGTCGTCGGCTCGCAGCGTGCCTGGCATCGAGATCGATCACGACCGGATCATCACGAGCGACGACGCCATCGGCATGACGCACGTCCCGAAGTCGATCGCCATCCTCGGCAGCGGCGCCGTCGGGGTCGAGTTCGCGTCGATCTTCGCCCAGTTCGGCAGCCAGGTGACGATCGTCGAGCTGCTGCCGCGCCTCGTGCCCATCGAGGACGAGGCCGTGTCGGCGGAGCTCGAGAAGCTCTTCAAGAAGCGCAAGATCAAGGTGCTGACCGGCACGAAGGTGACCTCGGCGCGCCCGGGCGCCGACGAGGTCGTGCTCGAGGCCGAGCGGCCCGACGGCAAGGTCGAGACGCTCAAGGCCGAATACCTGCTCGTGGCCACCGGCCGCGGTCCCGTGACGACGGGCCTCGGCGCTGAGGAGGTGGGTCTCGAGATGGATCGAGGCTACATCAGGGTCGACGAGCTGTTCCGAACCACCGTGCCCGGCATCTCGGCGGTCGGTGATGTCATCACGCTCGGCTGGACCGGGCACCCGCAGCTCGCCCACCTGTCCTCGGCCGAGGGGATCGTGTGCGCGGAGCGAATCGCCGGGCGGGACGTGCGGCCGATCAACTACGACCACGTGCCGGGCTGCACGTACTGCGACCCCGAGATCGGCAGCGTCGGGTTGACCGAACGCGAGGCGCAGGAGCGCGGCCACGAGGTGCGGGTGGGCGTGTTTCCGTTCGGGATCCTCGGTCGGGCGCGCATCGCCAACGAGCGCGACGGGTTCGTCAAGATCGTGGCCGACAAGCGCTACGACGAGATCCTCGGCGTGCACATGATCGGCCCCCGGGCGACGGAGCTCGTCGCCGAGGCGACGCTGGCGTTGCGCATGGAGTGCACGGTCGAGGAGCTCATCCGGACGATCCACGCGCACCCGACGATGTCGGAAGCGGTCGCGGAAGCCGCGCACGCGGCGCACGGCGCGCCGCTGCACATGTAAGGGGCGGCGGGCCCCGCGTGACAGGTGCTCAGGCCGGGGCTCACGCGCCGGCCCTACGGGACACGACCTCGATGCCAACCAATGTCGTCATGCCGCAGATGGGCGAGTCGGTCGCCGAAGGCACCCTCGTCCGGTGGATCAAGAAGGTCGGCGATGCGGTCGACCGTGACGAGCCGCTCTTCGAGATCTCGACCGACAAGGTCGACGCCGAGATTCCCTCGCCTGCCGCCGGCACCCTGACCGAGATCCGGGTGAAGGAAGGCGAGACGGTGCCGGTCGACAGCGTCGTCGCCGTGATCCGTCAGGCGGGCGAGGCCGCGCCGCCTCTCGCGTCGGCCGCGCCCCGCCAGGAGGCGGCCGGGCCCGCCGAGGCCGAGGCGGCCGCGCCGGCGCCGCCGCCATCGCCGGAGTCGGGTCGAGACGACCTGAGGCGCCAGAAGTCGTCGCCGCTCGTC encodes:
- a CDS encoding sigma-54 dependent transcriptional regulator, which translates into the protein MPPRPKTLLIVDDDEGMRETLAAVTKREYRVLVAASAEDALPLLRAEPVDLMLLDVRMPGMNGLELLRLVKEQNSLVEVIMISAVSEVETAVQAMKQGAYHYITKDFEYDALRSLIANASEKQDLNRRVATLAAQVDDLGNREFVAGPSPSIRAVLDTVHKVAGLSTTILILGESGTGKELLARMIHRESSQRDGPFMPVNLSAIPAELVESALFGHEKGAFTGAHRQQLGKFELASGGTLFLDEIGDLRLDLQSKLLRAIQEGEIERVGGRKPVRTEFRLICATHVDLERAAREGRFREDLYYRINVIPLRMPPLRERTEDLPELVRFFVARYSARFRKPPVRVSNEALGVLQRYRWPGNIRELENLVERLVAMNESGSIEDEDLPVDVHLPHVGSPGGDESLLQQAMNAFERTYILRALERADWNVSQAARELGIPLSTLKHKMGRLDIREIARRYRSF
- the lpdA gene encoding dihydrolipoyl dehydrogenase produces the protein MDHTYDVVVIGSGTGGYVAAIRAAQLGLRVGVVERAPSLGGTCLNWGCIPTKALLEHAHALKIAQEASEWALSVTGPVAIDMAKVQARKDKIVKVLTSGVGSLFKKHKIDVVAGTGRLLGGGGVEVTGDETRKLTAREIIVATGSSARSVPGIEIDHDRIITSDDAIGMTHVPKSIAILGSGAVGVEFASIFAQFGSQVTIVELLPRLVPIEDEAVSAELEKLFKKRKIKVLTGTKVTSARPGADEVVLEAERPDGKVETLKAEYLLVATGRGPVTTGLGAEEVGLEMDRGYIRVDELFRTTVPGISAVGDVITLGWTGHPQLAHLSSAEGIVCAERIAGRDVRPINYDHVPGCTYCDPEIGSVGLTEREAQERGHEVRVGVFPFGILGRARIANERDGFVKIVADKRYDEILGVHMIGPRATELVAEATLALRMECTVEELIRTIHAHPTMSEAVAEAAHAAHGAPLHM